The proteins below come from a single Cervus elaphus chromosome 4, mCerEla1.1, whole genome shotgun sequence genomic window:
- the LOC122692723 gene encoding translation initiation factor IF-2-like: MEGTTPTPARWGDRHTTRIPPNVHRPMPTESPEGRRAPPRPSRPRADVDAAREAGSPAETRRVRGGRVDARLTSPPRRGSVSRGRSLVAGASPRRAARAGRYRPLARGAAAAAAAGGAGGGRCGAEGPPERERREQGGDAPGHSPRSPRPSPSPGGHCPLGCLRGRQRSAPRARGCSASPQSRPVRCHLSWAVPSTATAGFPSP, encoded by the coding sequence ATGGAGGGGACCACGCCCACGCCCGCCCGCTGGGGGGACCGTCACACCACGAGAATCCCGCCCAACGTTCACCGGCCCATGCCTACCGAGAGCCCGGAGGGGCGCAGGGCACCACCGCGTCCATCCCGTCCACGGGCGGACGTGGACGCGGCTCGAGAGGCAGGAAGCCCGGCCGAGACGCGGAGGGTACGTGGTGGCAGGGTGGACGCGAGGCTCACCTCTCCTCCGCGGCGCGGGAGCGTGAGCCGCGGACGCTCCCTCGTGGCTGGCGCGAGCCCCCGGCGGGCGGCGCGCGCGGGCCGCTACCGACCGTTAGCGCGAGGGGctgcggcggcagcggcggcgggcgGAGCCGGGGGCGGGCGCTGTGGAGCTGAAGGGCCGCCAGAGCGGGAGCGACGCGAGCAGGGCGGGGACGCTCCTGGGCACTCCCCGCGATCACCCCGGCCTAGCCCGAGCCCCGGAGGACATTGCCCCCTTGGCTGCCTGAGAGGCCGCCAGCGGTCGGCTCCGCGCGCTCGGGGCTGCTCGGCCTCGCCTCAGTCGCGGCCGGTTCGCTGCCACCTTAGCTGGGCTGTGCCCTCCACAGCCACCGCCGGCTTCCCGTCTCCATGA